Proteins encoded in a region of the Homo sapiens chromosome 20, GRCh38.p14 Primary Assembly genome:
- the PFDN4 gene encoding prefoldin subunit 4 isoform X1, giving the protein MAATMKKAVSGELGALDARAAPDLGRWGPGAGCWGCAAPKPGVGPEAEAEALRAVPRQGLLAPGALSVFLGTWPAEAGRRGWGREPRRTQAAEDVNVTFEDQQKINKFARNTSRITELKEEIEVKKKQLQNLEDACDDIMLADDDCLMIPYQIGDVFISHSQEETQEMLEEAKKNLQEEIDALESRVESIQRVLADLKVQLYAKFGSNINLEADES; this is encoded by the exons ATGGCGGCCACCATGAAGAAGGCGGTGAGTGGGGAGCTCGGGGCTCTGGATGCTCGGGCGGCGCCGGATCTCGGCCGCTGGGGCCCGGGCGCGGGATGCTGGGGGTGCGCAGCTCCGAAGCCCGGCGTGGGACCcgaggccgaggccgaggccCTGAGAGCGGTCCCGCGGCAAGGCCTGCTCGCGCCTGGCGCCCTGAGCGTTTTCCTAGGCACCTGGCCAGCCGAGGCGGGGCGCCGGGGCTGGGGCCGGGAGCCTCGAAGGACGCAG GCTGCAGAAGATGTCAATGTTACTTTCGAAGATcaacaaaagataaacaaatttgcACGGAATACAAGTAGAATCACAGagctgaaggaagaaatagaagtaaaaaag AAACAACTCCAAAACCTAGAAGATGCTTGTGATGACATCATGCTTGCAGATGATGATTGCTTAATGATACCTTATCAAATTGGTGATGTCTTCATTAGCCATTCTCAAGAAGAAACGCAAGAAATGTTAGAAGAAGCAAAG aaaaatttgCAAGAAGAAATTGACGCCTTAGAATCCAGAGTGGAATCAATTCAGCGAGTGTTAGCAGATTTGAAAGTTCAGTTGTATGCAAAATTCGGGAGCAACATAAACCTTGAAGCTGATGaaagttaa
- the PFDN4 gene encoding prefoldin subunit 4, whose protein sequence is MAATMKKAAAEDVNVTFEDQQKINKFARNTSRITELKEEIEVKKKQLQNLEDACDDIMLADDDCLMIPYQIGDVFISHSQEETQEMLEEAKKNLQEEIDALESRVESIQRVLADLKVQLYAKFGSNINLEADES, encoded by the exons ATGGCGGCCACCATGAAGAAGGCG GCTGCAGAAGATGTCAATGTTACTTTCGAAGATcaacaaaagataaacaaatttgcACGGAATACAAGTAGAATCACAGagctgaaggaagaaatagaagtaaaaaag AAACAACTCCAAAACCTAGAAGATGCTTGTGATGACATCATGCTTGCAGATGATGATTGCTTAATGATACCTTATCAAATTGGTGATGTCTTCATTAGCCATTCTCAAGAAGAAACGCAAGAAATGTTAGAAGAAGCAAAG aaaaatttgCAAGAAGAAATTGACGCCTTAGAATCCAGAGTGGAATCAATTCAGCGAGTGTTAGCAGATTTGAAAGTTCAGTTGTATGCAAAATTCGGGAGCAACATAAACCTTGAAGCTGATGaaagttaa
- the PFDN4 gene encoding prefoldin subunit 4 isoform X3, translating into MAATMKKAVSGELGALDARAAPDLGRWGPGAGCWGCAAPKPGVGPEAEAEALRAVPRQGLLAPGALSVFLGTWPAEAGRRGWGREPRRTQAAEDVNVTFEDQQKINKFARNTSRITELKEEIEVKKETTPKPRRCL; encoded by the exons ATGGCGGCCACCATGAAGAAGGCGGTGAGTGGGGAGCTCGGGGCTCTGGATGCTCGGGCGGCGCCGGATCTCGGCCGCTGGGGCCCGGGCGCGGGATGCTGGGGGTGCGCAGCTCCGAAGCCCGGCGTGGGACCcgaggccgaggccgaggccCTGAGAGCGGTCCCGCGGCAAGGCCTGCTCGCGCCTGGCGCCCTGAGCGTTTTCCTAGGCACCTGGCCAGCCGAGGCGGGGCGCCGGGGCTGGGGCCGGGAGCCTCGAAGGACGCAG GCTGCAGAAGATGTCAATGTTACTTTCGAAGATcaacaaaagataaacaaatttgcACGGAATACAAGTAGAATCACAGagctgaaggaagaaatagaagtaaaaaa AGAAACAACTCCAAAACCTAGAAGATGCTTGTGA
- the PFDN4 gene encoding prefoldin subunit 4 isoform X2, which yields MCRAQQPAVYLLSSPQLSKCNGFLSTLQVEKLRHRAVRGPKVTQLVRSRAGVQTQAAEDVNVTFEDQQKINKFARNTSRITELKEEIEVKKKQLQNLEDACDDIMLADDDCLMIPYQIGDVFISHSQEETQEMLEEAKKNLQEEIDALESRVESIQRVLADLKVQLYAKFGSNINLEADES from the exons ATGTGCCGGGCCCAGCAGCCGGCCGTTTATCTGTTATCCTCCCCGCAACTCAGCAAGTGCAATGGGTTCCTCTCCACTTTGCAGGTAGAGAAACTTAGACACAGAGCAGTTAGAGGCCCTAAAGTGACTCAGCTAGTAAGAAGCAGAGCTGGAGTTCAAActcag GCTGCAGAAGATGTCAATGTTACTTTCGAAGATcaacaaaagataaacaaatttgcACGGAATACAAGTAGAATCACAGagctgaaggaagaaatagaagtaaaaaag AAACAACTCCAAAACCTAGAAGATGCTTGTGATGACATCATGCTTGCAGATGATGATTGCTTAATGATACCTTATCAAATTGGTGATGTCTTCATTAGCCATTCTCAAGAAGAAACGCAAGAAATGTTAGAAGAAGCAAAG aaaaatttgCAAGAAGAAATTGACGCCTTAGAATCCAGAGTGGAATCAATTCAGCGAGTGTTAGCAGATTTGAAAGTTCAGTTGTATGCAAAATTCGGGAGCAACATAAACCTTGAAGCTGATGaaagttaa